Proteins co-encoded in one Armatimonadota bacterium genomic window:
- a CDS encoding nitrate ABC transporter ATP-binding protein yields the protein MNNGRILVELEHVSQVYATGRKRFYAVQDINLSIGEGEFVCLLGPSGCGKSTLLRLITGLQRPTEGVIRYRGQELRGVNPHASIVFQTFALFPWLSVQENVEVALKARGVPPKIRTARALDLLDRVGLDGFENAYPRELSGGMRQKVGFARAMAVEPELLCLDEPFSALDVLSSEALRGELLELWLDGKIPTKTILMVTHNIEEAAEMADRLVIMGTSPGRVIAEVNVDLPHPRHRKTPQFLKLIDQIYAILAGQTQPEPVEMGTAPGKPGVTRWLPQIQISDLVGLLEHLAESSQPTYDIYQLTEDFGADSDLVLRLIDTAELLGFVRVGQGDVMLTPLGETFSEASILTRKEIFSTRIRRLPIFQWLMNMLQIAENQSLKRDVVRMALELELPPAEAEKQLNTIIEWGRYGELIAYDDETETLMLEPLAGAAA from the coding sequence ATGAACAATGGGCGAATACTTGTGGAACTGGAACATGTGAGCCAGGTGTATGCCACCGGCAGGAAGCGATTTTACGCCGTTCAGGACATCAACCTGAGCATTGGAGAAGGGGAGTTTGTGTGCTTGCTGGGACCGTCCGGTTGCGGCAAGAGCACGCTACTGCGCCTGATTACCGGTCTACAACGCCCGACGGAAGGGGTCATCCGTTATCGCGGGCAGGAGCTGAGAGGGGTCAATCCGCACGCCAGCATCGTCTTCCAGACCTTTGCGCTGTTCCCGTGGCTGTCGGTTCAGGAGAACGTGGAGGTTGCGCTGAAGGCGAGGGGAGTGCCGCCCAAAATCCGTACGGCGCGTGCTCTGGACTTGCTGGACCGCGTGGGTCTGGACGGATTCGAAAACGCCTATCCCCGCGAGCTCTCCGGCGGAATGCGTCAGAAGGTAGGCTTCGCGCGCGCGATGGCGGTGGAGCCAGAACTGTTGTGTCTGGATGAGCCGTTCTCCGCGCTGGATGTGCTCAGTTCCGAGGCGCTGCGTGGCGAACTGCTGGAGCTGTGGCTGGACGGCAAAATCCCCACCAAGACCATCCTGATGGTGACGCACAATATCGAGGAGGCGGCGGAGATGGCAGACCGGCTCGTCATCATGGGCACCTCGCCAGGACGAGTCATCGCCGAGGTGAACGTGGACCTGCCACATCCCCGCCACCGCAAAACGCCGCAGTTTCTGAAGCTGATTGACCAGATTTACGCCATCCTCGCCGGGCAAACGCAGCCCGAGCCGGTGGAGATGGGCACTGCGCCGGGTAAGCCGGGCGTGACCCGGTGGCTTCCCCAGATACAGATTAGCGACCTGGTGGGCTTGCTGGAGCACCTTGCCGAGTCGTCGCAGCCCACTTATGACATCTACCAGCTCACGGAGGACTTCGGCGCGGACTCTGACCTGGTGCTGCGCCTGATTGACACCGCGGAGCTGCTGGGCTTCGTGCGCGTAGGACAGGGTGACGTGATGCTCACCCCACTGGGCGAGACCTTCAGCGAGGCAAGCATCCTCACGCGCAAGGAGATTTTCTCCACGCGCATCCGCCGCCTGCCTATCTTCCAGTGGTTGATGAACATGCTGCAGATTGCAGAGAACCAGAGTCTGAAGCGTGACGTGGTGCGCATGGCGCTGGAGCTGGAGCTGCCTCCCGCCGAAGCGGAGAAGCAGCTCAACACCATCATTGAGTGGGGTCGTTACGGCGAGCTCATCGCTTACGACGATGAGACCGAGACGCTGATGCTGGAGCCTCTGGC
- a CDS encoding ABC transporter permease — MHFLKSPIYELKQTTREFRWSDAFVLLTITALLYMGVHFGFHAPEVVKGPGITLEPSALPYYALRSVLRMAAAYLLSLAFTLVYGYAAARSRRAEQILLPTLDVLQSVPILSFLPVVLLGLSAIMHERLAAELASIVLIFTSQVWNMTFSWYQSLTTLPRDLREAADVFRMNWWLRMRKLELPFGAIGLIWNSMMSWAGGWFFLMAAEIFTVGERDYRLPGLGAYLREASHQGNVVAIVWGLGTLVLVIVLLDQLVWRPLVAWSEKFKLEMIEQETHASSWFYDILRTSRLSERISAFWERVGERVDAWSLRVWPFRQQHVSEHPQREDIAWRIFFATVLLLVGYGTLRALHLLTQVQLLQWLDILQGVFMTALRVFVALAIAFGWTVPLGVYIGMNARLAAWLQPLVQIAASIPATALFPVFVLMLLKLPGGLNLAAVLLMLTGTQWYLLFNVIAGTMSIPQELRFTVTLLGLNRWQKWRVLILPALFPYLITGAITASGGAWNASIVAEYVEFGGKTLRVNGLGDLIAYSTAQGDFPLLLASTLTMILTVVLVNRLLWRRLYRIAASRYRME; from the coding sequence ATGCACTTCTTGAAATCGCCGATTTATGAACTCAAACAGACTACCCGGGAGTTTCGGTGGAGCGATGCCTTCGTTTTGCTGACCATCACGGCGTTGCTCTATATGGGGGTGCACTTTGGTTTTCATGCGCCGGAGGTGGTGAAGGGTCCGGGCATTACCCTGGAGCCGTCTGCGCTGCCGTACTATGCGCTGCGTTCGGTACTGCGGATGGCGGCGGCGTATCTGCTCTCACTGGCGTTTACGCTGGTATACGGCTACGCAGCAGCGCGCAGCCGTCGGGCGGAACAGATTCTGCTGCCCACGCTGGACGTGCTGCAGAGCGTGCCGATACTCTCCTTCCTGCCGGTGGTGTTGCTGGGACTGAGTGCGATCATGCACGAGAGGCTGGCAGCAGAACTGGCGTCCATCGTGCTCATTTTTACCAGCCAGGTGTGGAACATGACCTTCTCGTGGTACCAGTCGTTGACCACACTGCCGCGAGACCTGCGCGAGGCGGCGGATGTGTTCCGCATGAACTGGTGGCTGCGCATGCGCAAGCTGGAGTTGCCCTTTGGCGCGATAGGACTTATCTGGAACAGCATGATGAGCTGGGCAGGCGGATGGTTTTTCCTGATGGCGGCGGAGATATTCACCGTCGGCGAGCGTGACTACAGGCTGCCCGGTCTGGGAGCGTACCTGCGGGAGGCATCCCATCAGGGTAACGTGGTTGCCATCGTGTGGGGGCTGGGCACTCTGGTGCTGGTGATTGTATTGCTGGACCAGCTGGTATGGCGACCGCTGGTCGCCTGGAGCGAGAAGTTCAAGCTGGAGATGATCGAGCAGGAAACACACGCCAGCTCGTGGTTCTATGATATCTTGCGCACCTCCAGGCTGTCGGAGCGCATATCTGCTTTCTGGGAGCGTGTCGGGGAAAGAGTAGATGCGTGGTCGCTGCGAGTCTGGCCGTTTCGCCAGCAACACGTCTCTGAGCATCCCCAGCGTGAGGACATCGCCTGGCGGATTTTCTTCGCCACCGTGTTGCTGCTGGTAGGCTATGGCACGTTGCGTGCCCTGCACCTGCTCACACAGGTGCAGCTGTTGCAATGGCTGGACATCCTGCAGGGCGTATTCATGACCGCGCTGCGGGTTTTTGTCGCGCTGGCTATCGCCTTTGGCTGGACGGTTCCGCTGGGAGTGTATATCGGCATGAACGCCCGTCTGGCAGCGTGGTTGCAGCCGCTGGTGCAGATTGCCGCCTCCATTCCGGCTACTGCGCTGTTTCCGGTGTTCGTGTTGATGCTGCTGAAACTGCCCGGCGGATTGAACCTTGCAGCAGTGCTGTTGATGCTCACCGGCACGCAGTGGTATCTTCTCTTTAACGTGATTGCGGGTACCATGTCTATCCCGCAGGAACTGCGGTTTACCGTTACCCTATTAGGGCTGAACCGCTGGCAGAAGTGGAGGGTGCTAATACTGCCTGCGCTGTTCCCTTACCTGATTACCGGCGCGATTACCGCCAGCGGCGGCGCATGGAACGCCAGCATCGTTGCAGAATATGTGGAGTTTGGAGGGAAGACACTGCGGGTCAACGGTCTGGGAGACTTGATTGCATACAGTACCGCGCAGGGCGACTTCCCGCTGTTGCTGGCGTCTACACTCACCATGATTTTGACGGTGGTTCTGGTGAACCGTTTGCTCTGGAGGCGCCTGTACCGAATCGCCGCATCACGCTACAGGATGGAGTGA